The Methanolacinia petrolearia DSM 11571 genome has a segment encoding these proteins:
- a CDS encoding ester cyclase gives MPVSPEENKAIVRRFIDAHNTRNLDLFSELVDPGYIDHTHHQEGIEEFRKLFELAFVAFPDWHEEIVDMIAEEDKVWVRVEATGTQTGEWKYMGGSLSPTGNKVAISMVFIWRIADGRLAEGWGVDGDSDFLYSLGLMKYTEKGEEMFFGE, from the coding sequence ATGCCAGTGTCACCCGAAGAGAATAAAGCGATCGTCCGGCGGTTCATCGACGCCCACAACACCCGGAACCTTGATCTTTTCAGCGAACTCGTCGATCCCGGCTACATCGACCATACCCATCATCAGGAGGGAATCGAAGAGTTCAGGAAACTCTTCGAGCTTGCTTTCGTGGCCTTCCCCGACTGGCACGAAGAGATCGTCGACATGATCGCCGAAGAAGACAAGGTCTGGGTCCGTGTCGAGGCTACGGGAACACAGACCGGCGAATGGAAATACATGGGTGGCAGCCTTTCTCCGACCGGGAACAAAGTCGCGATATCGATGGTCTTCATCTGGCGGATCGCAGACGGAAGGCTTGCGGAAGGTTGGGGGGTAGATGGTGATTCCGATTTCCTTTACAGCCTGGGCCTGATGAAGTACACGGAAAAAGGGGAGGAGATGTTTTTTGGGGAATGA
- the pyrI gene encoding aspartate carbamoyltransferase regulatory subunit, translating into MSEKKLEEGLLISPIRDGTVIDHITGGEALVVLRILGITGTTKETISVGTNVGSRISGKKDIVKISNRELSKEEVDRIALIAPNATINIIRDFRVFEKMKVEIPEKVEGFVCCPNPGCITNSNEPVESSFKTKKGGRLQCIYCDTIISDNIVDYII; encoded by the coding sequence GTGAGCGAAAAGAAACTCGAAGAAGGACTCCTGATAAGCCCGATCCGGGACGGAACTGTGATCGACCACATCACGGGCGGTGAGGCTCTCGTGGTCCTGAGAATCCTAGGGATAACCGGGACGACGAAGGAAACGATCTCGGTCGGAACGAATGTGGGAAGCAGGATTTCGGGGAAGAAGGACATCGTGAAGATCTCGAACAGGGAGCTCTCAAAGGAGGAGGTCGACAGGATAGCACTGATCGCCCCGAACGCGACGATCAATATCATCAGGGACTTCAGGGTCTTCGAGAAGATGAAGGTCGAGATACCGGAGAAGGTAGAAGGCTTTGTCTGCTGCCCGAACCCCGGCTGCATTACGAACTCGAACGAGCCGGTAGAGAGCAGTTTCAAGACGAAGAAAGGCGGACGGCTCCAGTGCATCTACTGCGATACGATAATTTCGGACAATATTGTGGATTATATTATTTGA
- the pyrB gene encoding aspartate carbamoyltransferase, protein MHHIISIKELEVEDINRLLDKARLIQEKGFKRRTLEGKLVALLFFEPSTRTRMSFSAALSRLGGDVITVDSVEGSSISKGETLADTIRVVSSYVDAIVLRHPKEGAARLAANFSTVPVINAGDGAGQHPSQTLLDLYTIRENMPLDNIDVGLLGDLRYGRTSHSLSYALSNYNVRIHTIAPKSLEMPAVIIEEMAERGVELIQHDSLTDVINELDVLYVTRIQRERFPDSASYARVAHSYRITPEVLKDVKDNLILMHPLPRAGEIDPAVDKLPYAKYFRQAENGVPVRMAMLEEVIL, encoded by the coding sequence ATGCATCATATCATCTCGATCAAGGAACTTGAAGTTGAAGATATAAACAGACTGCTCGACAAGGCCCGTCTGATCCAGGAAAAGGGGTTCAAACGACGGACCCTTGAAGGAAAACTCGTCGCACTACTCTTTTTTGAACCTTCCACCCGAACCAGGATGTCTTTTTCTGCCGCCCTCTCCCGCCTCGGGGGAGATGTTATCACGGTGGACAGCGTCGAGGGAAGTTCGATTTCGAAGGGGGAGACTCTTGCGGATACGATAAGGGTCGTCAGCAGCTACGTGGACGCGATCGTGCTTCGCCACCCGAAGGAGGGTGCGGCGAGGCTTGCGGCGAATTTCTCGACCGTTCCGGTGATCAACGCCGGTGACGGTGCGGGCCAGCACCCGTCGCAGACGCTTCTTGACCTGTATACGATAAGGGAGAACATGCCGCTCGACAATATCGACGTGGGACTTCTCGGAGACCTCCGCTACGGGAGGACTTCACACTCGCTGTCATACGCACTTTCGAACTACAACGTCCGGATTCACACGATCGCACCGAAGAGCCTGGAGATGCCCGCGGTTATCATCGAGGAGATGGCGGAGCGGGGCGTCGAACTGATCCAGCACGACAGCCTTACGGATGTCATCAACGAGCTGGACGTCCTGTACGTGACCAGAATCCAGAGGGAGAGGTTCCCGGATTCGGCGAGCTACGCGAGGGTGGCACACTCATACAGGATCACGCCGGAGGTTCTCAAAGACGTGAAGGACAACCTTATTCTGATGCACCCGCTCCCAAGGGCAGGCGAGATCGATCCTGCGGTGGACAAACTACCATATGCCAAATACTTCAGGCAGGCGGAGAACGGTGTGCCTGTGAGAATGGCGATGCTGGAAGAGGTGATTTTGTGA
- a CDS encoding ester cyclase: MSTEVNRAIVRRFIYAYNTRNLDLFNELVAPGYVDHTHGKKGIEEFRKLFELAFVAFPDWHEEIVDMIAEEDKVWVRVEATGTQTGEWKYMGGSLSPTGNKITMTMVFIWRIAGGKLAEGWEVDSDSDFLNKLGLMDYTEKGKEMFSGE, translated from the coding sequence ATGTCAACCGAAGTAAATAGAGCGATCGTCCGGAGATTCATCTATGCCTATAACACCCGGAACCTGGACCTCTTCAACGAACTCGTCGCCCCCGGATACGTCGACCACACACACGGGAAGAAAGGAATCGAAGAGTTCAGGAAACTCTTCGAGCTTGCTTTCGTGGCCTTCCCCGACTGGCACGAAGAGATCGTCGACATGATCGCCGAAGAAGACAAGGTCTGGGTCCGTGTCGAGGCTACGGGAACACAGACCGGCGAATGGAAATACATGGGTGGCAGCCTTTCTCCGACTGGAAACAAGATCACGATGACGATGGTCTTCATCTGGCGGATCGCAGGCGGAAAACTTGCAGAAGGATGGGAGGTCGACAGTGATTCCGATTTCCTCAATAAACTGGGCCTGATGGACTATACAGAAAAAGGAAAGGAGATGTTCTCCGGAGAATAA
- a CDS encoding transglutaminase-like domain-containing protein, with protein MVTSELIIGLAILIFVFVIAVAVLEWITESEGISFAGGIVVVFLVIYLAGGHGGGGVIDPVTTPMSSVQSAVTEIIKGSPTTTPAKALPGSLSPDAKKSKSISKAIDGSNSVVRSFSLNAISSKHGGKYNVQQVCDIYDKLYKSWTYVNDPAVSSDYYADAGESVRLLKGDCDDYAILMASCIQAIGGSPRIVSAHNGNSGHAYAELYLGDKKSEVDNLRKTISRRYGVKSVHCHTSSANGKKQYWLNLDWSANHPGGSFYKNSGEILIIYPNGKYYRENFNSN; from the coding sequence ATGGTGACGAGTGAATTAATTATCGGATTGGCAATACTCATTTTTGTTTTTGTTATTGCCGTAGCAGTACTAGAATGGATTACGGAAAGTGAAGGAATCAGTTTTGCCGGAGGTATCGTTGTTGTTTTTCTGGTAATTTACCTGGCGGGAGGGCATGGCGGAGGAGGGGTCATTGATCCTGTGACCACTCCCATGTCAAGTGTGCAATCCGCTGTAACTGAAATAATCAAAGGATCGCCAACAACAACTCCGGCTAAGGCATTGCCCGGTTCGTTATCCCCTGATGCAAAAAAATCCAAAAGCATATCGAAAGCAATAGACGGTTCGAATTCAGTTGTGAGAAGTTTTTCGCTCAATGCAATCTCTTCAAAACATGGGGGTAAATATAACGTACAGCAGGTCTGCGATATATATGATAAATTATACAAATCGTGGACATATGTAAACGACCCGGCAGTTTCTTCAGATTATTATGCAGACGCGGGTGAATCTGTAAGACTTCTAAAAGGGGACTGTGATGATTATGCAATCCTCATGGCATCCTGCATTCAGGCAATCGGAGGAAGTCCCCGTATTGTTTCCGCACATAATGGTAACTCCGGACATGCTTACGCGGAATTATACCTGGGCGATAAAAAATCTGAGGTCGACAATCTCAGAAAAACAATCTCACGACGTTACGGGGTCAAATCTGTTCATTGCCATACAAGCTCCGCTAACGGCAAGAAACAGTACTGGCTGAATCTTGACTGGTCCGCGAATCATCCTGGTGGTTCTTTTTACAAAAATTCAGGTGAAATCCTTATTATATACCCAAATGGGAAATATTACCGGGAAAACTTTAATTCAAATTAA